In Mastacembelus armatus chromosome 4, fMasArm1.2, whole genome shotgun sequence, the following are encoded in one genomic region:
- the LOC113139591 gene encoding protein ANKUB1-like translates to MRIFIYFEGSCELFDVSPTQTVRAMKQMLKENFLVQLPDDNHVQYFLELTYGGATLQDSWALCDVGINSGSAIRCLIKSEQNPVIHVFNAVTGETIPVMGSETLLHMSVAGLKTLVSMQCGLPVSAFRLSSLAGVQLYDCNQLQHYGTAVGATLRLDSWDGWVDFLHGCLLGHSLTVQSHLSDEKVVMRFQLRVALYIAAFLGHLDLADWLLERGVHAEEPVGVHPYRQWCHQTAHQDTGKCPIHVAAENNQLLILKLFVTKKPLTLACQDFGGRDPLKITIQHGHRDCVRYLANKMCSVVSLPNISLPMRIYLQMQRWMSLGQKRVSSVKCQYGGDSLKAWVVDMLLVDGFSQSKMSSKCRKADIEPRGGIRAKALQPLPPISNLLSLSHLPFKRTPHQKRHIFQPVNPSDFKEMQKRHKLDRKEERLNKINEGDKRGTSTLPPITMGNLSRPVFVGASPKPSKILTASLKSSHHCGHTPSENAIYCLSIASTFTEKPWFKQLSIARTLIRKCVPSRIPPTWTGPFQISSLSA, encoded by the exons ATGAGGATCTTCATTTACTTTGAAGGCTCTTGTGAGCTTTTTGATGTCTCTCCGACTCAGACTGTGAGGGCCATGAAACAGATGTTGAAG GAGAACTTTCTTGTGCAACTGCCTGATGACAACCATGTCCAGTACTTCCTAGAACTGACCTACGGTGGTGCCACTCTGCAGGACAGCTGGGCTCTGTGTGATGTAGGCATCAACAGTGGTAGTGCCATCCGATGCCTGATAAAG agtGAACAAAATCCTGTGATCCATGTGTTTAATGCTGTGACAGGAGAAACCATACCAGTCATGGGAAGTGAGACTCTTCTGCATATGTCTGTTGCTGGATTGAAAACACTGGTGTCCATGCAGTGTGGCCTCCCTGTCAGCGCCTTCAGACTGAGCTCACTGGCGGGTGTGCAACTCTATGACTGCAACCAGCTGCAGCATTATGGCACTGCAGTGG GTGCTACACTCCGCTTGGACTCATGGGATGGGTGGGTGGACTTCCTTCATGGTTGCCTCCTGGGCCACAGTTTGACAGTCCAGAGCCATCTATCAGATGAGAAAGTTGTAATGAG gTTTCAGCTGCGGGTAGCGCTGTACATTGCTGCCTTTTTAGGTCACCTGGACCTGGCAGACTGGCTGCTGGAGAGGGGGGTCCATGCTGAGGAACCAGTGGGAGTCCATCCCTACCGCCAGTGGTGCCACCAAACTGCCCACCAAGACACTGGAAAGTGTCCCATCCATGTAGCTGCAGAGAATAATCAGCTCCTCATCCTCAAACTCTTCGTCACCAAAAAGCCTTTAACGTTGGCTTGTCAGGACTTCGGAGGCCGTGACCCTTTAAAAATTACCATTCAGCATGGTCACAGGGATTGTGTGCGCTACTTAGCCAACAAAATGTGCTCAGTAGTATCTCTTCCAAATATATCCCTGCCCATGCGCATATACCTCCAGATGCAACGCTGGATGAGTTTAGGGCAGAAGAGAGTTTCCTCCGTTAAATGCCAGTACGGCGGTGATTCACTCAAAGCCTGGGTGGTGGATATGTTGCTGGTAGATGGGTTTAGCCAGTCAAAGATGTCTTCAAAATGCAGGAAAGCTGATATCGAACCAAGAGGAGGAATCAGAGCCAAAGCTTTGCAACCCTTACCACCTATCAGCAATTTACTTTCACTATCACATCTCCCTTTCAAAAGGACACCACACCAAAAACGACACATCTTTCAGCCTGTAAACCCCAGTGACTTTAAAGAGATGCAGAAAAGACACAAGCTAGATAGAAAAGAGGAAAGACTGAATAAAATTAATGAAGGTGACAAAAGGGGAACGTCTACACTGCCACCAATCACCATGGGAAACCTCTCCAGGCCAGTGTTTGTTGGCGCGTCACCAAAACCGTCCAAAATTCTGACTGCGTCACTGAAGTCCTCTCACCATTGTGGCCACACGCCAAGTGAAAATGCCATTTACTGCTTGAGTATAGCCAG TACCTTTACAGAGAAACCATGGTTTAAGCAACTGAGCATTGCCCGGACCCTGATTAGAAAGTGTGTTCCCTCACGGATCCCACCAACATGGACAGGTCCGTTCCAGATCAGTTCCCTGTCTGCCTGA
- the ppp1r2 gene encoding protein phosphatase inhibitor 2, with protein sequence MAALRPIKGILKNKNTGTNVKSLPNDVPRETTEQAHGLPDDDQHKKSQKWDEMNILATYHPADKDYGLMKIDEPSTPYNRMVGDDDDEGALSDSDGHSGVAPDDLASKLVAAEASEPHFMKEEEESSEEEEEELTPEEQAKKKHFQMMRKMHYNEGLNIKLARQLIASELEDDEDEDEEMRDDTEEPREEAEEINVDPPQEADSLDS encoded by the exons ATGGCAGCTCTCCGGCCGATAAAAGGCATcctgaaaaacaagaacaccGGGACAAACGTCAAATCTCTACCCAACGACGTGCCAAGGGAAACCACCGAACAGGCCCACGGACTCCCGGACGATGACCAACA cAAAAAATCCCAGAAATGGGATGAGATGAACATCTTGGCCACATACCATCCAGCTGACAAAGACTACGGCCTGATGAAGATAGATGAACCCAGCACTCCTTACAACAG gatGGTgggggatgatgatgatgaaggggCACTGAGTGACTCGGATGGCCACAGTGGAGTTGCTCCTGACGACCTGGCATCAAA GCTGGTTGCAGCAGAGGCTTCAGAGCCTCACTTCatgaaggaagaagaggagagcagtgaggaggaggaagaggagctgaCTCCTGAAGAACAAG CCAAAAAGAAGCATTTTCAAATGATGAGGAAGATGCACTACAATGAGGGCCTGAACATCAAGCTGGCTCGCCAACTCATAGCTAGTGAACtagaagatgatgaagatgaggatgaagagatGAGGGATGACACAGAAGAGCcgagagaggaggcagaggagatAAATGTTGACCCACCACAGGAAG CTGATTCTCTGGACTCGTAG